Sequence from the Gracilinanus agilis isolate LMUSP501 chromosome 6, AgileGrace, whole genome shotgun sequence genome:
gtttcctcctctgggaaAAGAGGCCTTTggcctctgaggctccttccagctccgGCGATTAGTTTTGCCGGCTGCGGCTGCCCCAGTCATTGTGAAAGTCCTGGCGCAGAGCTAGCAGGGACCTTGGCAAGGGGCGTGGAGGCAGGAAGCTGAAGTTGGGgagcttccctcccccccaagtcAAGCGAGAAGGGGCAGGGCCAGAGGGCCGCCCCGGGTCTCCCGGGGCCTCAGGCTTTTCCTGCAAGAAGGTGTTCCATTGGAGGAGGCAGGAAATGGATCTTGCACTATTCATTCAGGCAGCTTTGGGGGCAACAGCCAAGGATGGAGGGGGAAGAGACCCCACCTGGGCTCACCCCTAGGGAGGCCCCTGGCAGGAAGAGATCCCGGGGTGACTCAGTAGGTAGAGGGGGCCCCAGATGACCCAGGCTGGCCTGGAGCTCGCCCCCAAAGGACAGTTGGGAGGGGCTGGTCTGCAgcacctcacttcctgtctcccAGCCCGCCCCACATCTGGAAATGGGTGGGCACCCCCGGCCCAGGCCGAGGCAGCTGTCTGGCAAGGGATTCTGCCCACCCATGGACACAGTCTGTTGTGGAGACGAGCTCCCTCTGGAAACGGTCTGGCCTCTTCCTAGGGGACCACGGGGTGGAGGGAACTTGGATCCTGCGTCCGGAAGCTCTAGAGAAGAAGGGGCTGCGGCGCAGGGCGCAGGTTTGGGGTGAACCTTAGCGGCCAGCCAGGAGGGAGGAGGTGATCAGATCAGCAGGAAGAGGGGGCCCAGCTCTGTGGGAGAGGCTCCAGAGGCTCCCCAGCCCCTGGCTCTGACTCCTCCCCCTCTGTGTTCCACATTGGGCCCCCTCCGGCTGGCACGTTATCGATTCGCTTATCTAGTCCTTTCCAGGGATCAGATTTACTCTGGAGAGCTTTGGGGGAGGGTTACTAGATGGTGGGGCCTTATCTAGGTGTGTGGGCAGAACTGGCATGTATGCCCAGGAGGGAACCGTGGGAGGCCTGTGGGGAGGAAGGAGCTAGGAGttaagacctgggttccagtctcgCCCTGCCACAGACATGCTGTGTCATCTTAAGCAAATCTCTTCTCctcgagcctcagtttcctcctctgaaaaatgagggagtgaCGCTACGTTCTTATGGTTTGGCTCTGACAGTCTGTCCTCTCCCTCatgttcagaaaaacctggaaggacttGCAGGAAccgatgcaaagtggagtgagcgGAAGCAGAACACACCGCTCAGGTTGTCCAGTGTTCTGCGTATTCTCCGTTCCAAAGTCCTTCGAATCTGGCGGGTTTTGTCCTCTTTCTCCTAGTTCCGACACCCCATGTTCTAGGATCTGGAGCTTCGACAGTCTGTTCTGGGAAACCAGTGGCGCTTCCTGCCTACGAGGGGGGCTTCCGCCGAGGTCCAGGACGAGAACTATGGAATGGGGGGACGGCAAACGCTTACCTGGATCTCGATCTTCTCTTTCAGAGTGGCAGATCCCGGCTCCGTGGATCCAGGAGAAACAGCCCGCAGAGGGAGCCAGCCCGGGAGAGCGGCCTCCTAACGCCAGCCAGGAAGCCAACCAGCTGCCGCTCTGCCTCTTGGCTCTTTTTAGGAAAGACTTTGACTTTTCCGAATTTCCTCTTCAACTTACTGACCGCTGGGCCAACGTTGGTTCAGGTTAGTCCTGCCCCTTTTCGGTTCTGCTCCCATTGGCGCACCTACGAGGGGGGCAGCCGCTCTCCGAGCCCTGCTCTCTCCCGGGCCCTTCGTGCATGGTATGTGACATGTCCACCAAAGTGCCCATCTACCTGAAGCGGGGCAGCCgcaaagggaagaaggagaagctGCGGGACCTGCTGTCGTCAGACATGATCAGCCCGCCGCTGGGTGACTTCCGTCACACCATCCACATCGGCAGTGGTGGCGAGGGGGACATGTTTGGCGACATCTCCTTCCTGCAGGGCAAGTTCCACCTGCTACCTGGCACGGTGGGTGAGGggcctgaggaggaggaggatggcaCCTTCAATATCCCCTTCCAGTTTGCCCGAACCACCACAGTCTATGGGCGAGAGCCCCTGGGGTTCTCCGATGGGCATTCCCCTCTGCTCAAGAATGCCATCTCCCTCCCAGTCATCGGTGGCCCCCAGGCCCTCACCTTGCCCTCTACCCAAGCCCCCCCGAAGCCGCCCCGCCTGCACCTGGAGCCTTCATTGCCGGCCCCTCAGGAGAACGAGGACTCGGAAGCCTGGAGGACTCAGGAGACAGACTCTCCCCAGAACGGCTTCGTGTCTGAGCAAGAAAGCGAGGAACCATTCCTGTCCCAAGCCagctccctcctttccctccacgTGGACCTGGGACCTTCCATACTAGACGACGTCCTGCAGATCATGGACCAGCACCAAGACCTAGACAGAGTAGAGATCCCCACATAAGCCCCTGGGAGCGGGGCAGGACGGCATGGTGGCACTCGGCTTGTGGTGACCTGGGGAGGGGGCGGCAAAATACGGTCGGGGATGCCTTCATTTGTTAACCCAAGCCTTCGTTTTTATGATGGTAGGGCAGATCATGTCTCactcttgtgcctcagtttccccctgcTTTGTCCCATGGAAAGAATGACGTTTTGAGAGACTTAGAAGAAAAGCACTTTGCACTCCTTGGGCCAAAAAGGGGCCAGGAAGCAGCCCCTTCCGGCCGAGGCCGGCCCAGCTCTCTTGTCAGATAGCCGGGCGGACGGGAGCCAGTTCTTCCTTCCCCTCAGATAGAATGTGGGTGTCGGGTGCCAAAGGTTCGAGAAAGGACTGAAGGAATCCGCCCAGCCCCGGCCAGGGCGGGTAGCTGTATTCTAGACCCTGCAGGCAGTCCGGTTCTGTGTGagccccttcacccccctcccccacttaCAGCGAGCTGTGATTGCAATAAACTATGCTGGATTGGCAACAGCCTCCTCCGCCTTCACCTGCTCCCCTGGTTTGCTTTGGGGCCAATCCGCCGGGCTGGACGCCGAGGGGATGGCACACGGCCGGGGGCACGACCTCGGCCTGAAAGCCACTTCTAGTCATAGCGCCCTTCTTTGACAaacggggaaactgaggctcgggtTCCCGTGACCATGTGGCCGAATGGGGATGCAGCAGCTGGCCTCCCCTCATTCGCTGGGACAGCCTGTTCCCTCGGTCGGGTGGCCGTCAGCCGCCTCGCCCTTCTGTGCCCCCTCGTCCCCGAGTGGATCTGGGGGCTCCCGGCCTCACAGATCCGGGCAGCGGCAGAGATGAGAGGTGGGGGATGTGGGCTGGAGCAAAGCTTAGGATCAACACcctgtatgggttccaaggcagaagagcaggaagggctaggccatgggagttaagtgacttggccagggtcaccccgcTAGGAAGGGTCCGAGGCCAGAATTGGACCACCCACCTCCTGGCCCCcggcaccacccagctgccccggccaCAGTCGGTCTTATGTATAGCCTGACTGCAGAGCTAGAACTTGACCCTGTGTGGCCCCCCCATGCCCCACAGGGGCCCCCCAACCAGGTGCCTCCGCATTCTGTGGGGACCGGGGCCTTGTTCCCACTCCCTGACCCCCACCTCCTCGGCCCTTTGGCTTTTACGGTCCATTAATCTACCGCATTTGTGGGCCCCCCCGTGAGTCTTGGCAAAAGCATGTTCCTGAAGGCCTGGCAGGTACAGCCAGGAGGAGGCCCTCCAAGAAATCAAGTCTGCCATAATGCGCAATCCCACACCCCACCCTGGCTTCCCCGAAGGGCTGAAGGCGCTCCCAGGGCCCAGCTTGTCCGCTCCCCGCCTCATAGAAGAGGAGAAAACGGACCCAGAGAGGCCCGAGAACTTGCCCCAGTCACAGCTGCCAGCCCAGAACTGGGCTTCACCTCCCAGCCAGTCCCAAAGAGGACACTGCCCTGGCCTGAGCCAGCCACCCCAGGGCCTCCCTGGCTTGCGGGGTGGGAGGTCGGAGGCTTCGGGCGGCCCCAGGGATGGCCCAGGGAGGCCACGTTCACCAGCTCTTGCCAGAGCAGCTCTGCTCCAATGAGCAGGGATGGGGCTGCCCTCGGGCTGGTGCCACGGACCGTGGAGTGTTTGGTTTATTCTGAGCCACGCCAAGGAGTAAATCTTCCTGAGGTCAAGGCCAGCCTCAGACAGTGAATGACCCAGACCGAGGCGTCTGAGCCAGGTTGGCCTCCTTCATCTCCACTCCGGTGTCTTTGCcgagaaaacaccaaatggagtcgTGAAGCGCCGGCCACGAGGGAGGACAACCAACGCTCTGTGAGTCACCGAAGGAGAGGTGGTGTGTCCGGGGCGAGAGGTCGGCCCCTGCCCTGGGGAGGACATGGATCAGGTAGAGGCCCAAAGGGGGGCGGTCAGACGGGGAAGGGCCTCACGCCTGACCCCACACGGCCCCCCGAGGCCACTTCTGCAGGAGGGGCTGACGGGGAGAGAAGTATCTGGGGCGGGATGGGCCAGGCTGAGGCGGGGGGATGTGGGCCAGTTAAGACTCTACCTGGCAACTAGGCCGAAGGCTCAGCAGGAGCCCTAAGAGGGAGGGCTCTCGCCTGCCAGAGACCCCCACAAACACCCAGACTCCTCTCTGCTGCCATCCACATGtgctccatatttttttttccttcaccttccgtcttggaatcaatacaatgtattggttccaaggcagaaaagcagtaagggctaggcaatgggggttaaatgacttgcccagggtcacacagttaggaagtgtctgaggccagattggaacccaggacctccgtctctaggcctggctctccatccactgagccacccagctgcccccactttctCCATATTTCTAATAGCCTCACACAAGCACCTAAAAGCAAGCCAGCCAGATTTGCCCTGTTCTTCCAGGCCTCCATCCTGACCTCAGCTCAGGGTTCAGGCACAATGGGTCTGTCTGTGTGTCCGTGACACATTCGGATGGCCCAAATCTGGGGGCTTGTAAAGCCCTGGAGCACTCCCCTTTCAGAAACAAGGGTCCATCTTTCTAACAGTAATAATCTGATGGGGCTTAGGGGCAATAAAGACACGGAGCCAGGAGGACAAGAAGAATGCCTCTGGAACGGGACTGACGgctcgagttcaaatccatcctcagacactgtGCCAGGGCACTTCACCAAACCTCTCAGTTGCCCTATCAAGAGTCACTGATCACTTACATTAAGCGCCTAAAAGGTGCCAGCCTCTTGGTTAAATATTTGGGgtgcagtccctgccctctagcaGTCTGCCATCCAAGGGGAGAGCCAACATGCAAGCAATGATGTGCAaacaagcttttctttttttttttaagcccttaacttctgtgtattggctcctaggtggaagagtggtaagggtgggccatgggggtcaagtgacttgcccagggtcacacagctgggaagtgtctgaagctggatttgaacctaggacctcccgtctctaggcctgactctccatccactgagcaacccaactGCTTCCTAAACAAGCTTTTCTacaagataaatgaatgaaaatcaactcaaaagggatggaggggaggggagcaatatggtagatagaaagctgggcctggagttaggaggtcctgggttcaaatccagcctcagacactttctagctgggtgaccctgggcaagtcacttatcccccttTATCCATCCCTTGCCCTAGTTGtgactaggacagaaagtaaagatttcttttttaagggggaggcagggagagagttTGAGAAAGACCCTCTGTGGAAGGTGGGatgtgaaggaaggagaggaCCGGTCTGATTGCACGGATGATGGTGCCAGTGGTGGAGAGGTACGCAGCCCCCCAGCAGAGGAACAGAGAAGGGCTCGCTTCATGTTACCCCAAACAAACAATAAAGGCAAAAGTGTAGTGAGTGACAGCTGTGGGGCACAGTGGCTCTGAGTGGGCTTTGAAGGAGGGTTCCTTGGGACATCTAGTGCCAAAGCTGCTGCCAGACAGGGGGCCACTGATGAGGAACAGCCCCCTTTGCCACTGGATCCATCCATGCAGGCAGGTTGGCCTGAAGGTAGCCggagggcctcagtttcttcgtatGTGAAATGAAGGTGTTGGCCTAAATGGCCTCTAAAGGTCTTTCCAGCCCAATCTTTGAGTCATAGAA
This genomic interval carries:
- the CDC42EP2 gene encoding cdc42 effector protein 2 — translated: MVCDMSTKVPIYLKRGSRKGKKEKLRDLLSSDMISPPLGDFRHTIHIGSGGEGDMFGDISFLQGKFHLLPGTVGEGPEEEEDGTFNIPFQFARTTTVYGREPLGFSDGHSPLLKNAISLPVIGGPQALTLPSTQAPPKPPRLHLEPSLPAPQENEDSEAWRTQETDSPQNGFVSEQESEEPFLSQASSLLSLHVDLGPSILDDVLQIMDQHQDLDRVEIPT